The genomic stretch GCATCATTTATACAACAAAACGATTATCTAACAATGAAGAAAGAAGGTCATCGATCATGCCTGAAGGTCCTGAAATTAGAAGAGCTGCAGACAATGTAGAAAAAGCATTACAAAAAGGACGCGTTATGGACGTTTTCTTTGCTTTTGAACAGCTAAAAGGATATGAATCTCTCTTAAGCGGTGCACAGGTAACGAGGGTAGATACGAAAGGAAAGGCGATGCTGATTCGATTTGATAATGGGTATACGATCTACTCACATAATCAGCTTTATGGGAAATGGGTGATACGGAACGCCTACAATTATCCAAAAACAAATCGTCAGCTACGTCTAGCCCTTCATAATGAGAAGAAGTCTGCCCTTCTATATAGCGCATCAGATATTGAAGTGCTTCGTGATGAAGAAGTGCCTCTCCACCCGTTTATTGCGAAAGTGGGACCTGATTTACTGAGTGAAGAAGTAAGTGTAGAACAATTGAAGGAGCGCTTTGAATCAAAAGCTTTCCAGAAGAAAAAGTGGACTTCCCTTTTACTAGATCAGTCTTTTATTGGAGGTATTGGTAACTATTTAAGAAGTGAAATTCTCTTTCTAGCAGGTATTCATCCGGATTTACGTCCAATTGATTGCTCGGAGCGGCAGTTAACGAAAGCGGCTGAAGCGACCGTGAAACTCGTTCACCAATCCTATGAACACAACGGAATTACAAATGATCTTGAGTTAGCGGTGAAGCTTAAGGAGAAAGGACAAAAACGCCCCCAATATAGACATTGGGTTTTTAACCGAGAAGGTGAGGCGTGCCGAATCGATGGAACAGAAATTCAAAAAATGAAAGCTGGATCAAGAAGATTGTATTTTTGTCCAACGTGTCAGGCGAAGTAAGAAAAAAACTTGCAAACGTATTCAATGGTGTGGTAAATTATCTGTAACCGGTTACACAAGTGCGAAGGAGTGAAGCAGATGGCTACAATTCGAGATGTAGCAGAACAAGCGGGAGTATCTGTTGCGACCGTTTCTCGTGTATTAAATGATAATGGTTATGTAGGAGTCGAAACGAGAAAACGCGTGATGGGTGCGATCAAAAGTTTGAACTACAGTCCAAATGAAGTAGCGCGCTCACTCTATAAGCGAGAATCTAGGTTAATCGGACTTCTTCTTCCTGACATTACGAACCCCTTTTTTCCACAGTTAGCTCGTGGGATTGAGGATGAAGTCAACCGAGCTGGATTCAGGTTGTTACTCGGAAACAGTGATGAAGAGGCAACGAAGGAATTAGAGTACATTCAAACCTTTTTGCAAAATCAAGTTGTTGGCCTTATTTCAGCAACAAATAATACAGATAACGAGAATTATGCAAATCTTGATTTGCCTGTTGTCTTTCTAGATCGTGTGTCAAAACAACATCCTTCTGTTTATGCTGATGGAGTCGAAGGAGGACGACTTGCAGCGAAAGCGTTAATTGAGAGAGGTTCAAAAAGAATTACACTTATTAAAGGACCTGGGCATGTAAAGCCAGCGATGGATCGGTTTCAAGGAGCACTCGCTGAATTAAGTGCATCTGAAGTTGATTTTTCAGTTCTCTCAACTTCCTCTTACGCATTTGATGATGCACGAAAAAGGGCTGAAGAGCTCTTTGAAAAGCATCCTGATACGGATGGAGTAATTGCCAGTAACGATATAGTAGCAATTGCCATTTTACATGAGGCACTTCGTCTTGGCAGAAGGATTCCGGAGGACTTACAGCTTATTGGTTACGATGATATTCCATTTAGTAGCTTGTCCTATCCTTCTTTATCAACGATCAGGCAACCTGCTTATGAAATGGGAAAGGAAGCAGCGAAGTTACTCATTCGAATGATTCGAAAAGAAAAGGAAATTGATCAAACGATTCAATTGCCAGTTACGCTAATCGAACGAAATACGACAAGAAAGGTTGATCCAAATGCGTAAAGCGAAAATAGCTGTAATCGGAAGTTCCTCAATGGATCTTGTAGTAACTTCCAAGAAACGTCCAGGAGCTGGAGAAACGGTATTAGGAGAATCATTTAAAACCGTCCCTGGAGGCAAAGGGGCAAATCAAGCAGTTGCAGCTGCAAGGCTTGGTGCAGAAGTGCATATGATTGGCTGTGTCGGTGACGACCATTACGGCGAGGCGATCCTAAGAAACTTTAAAAACAATGGTGTAAAAACCGAGCATGTGGAACCGGTTACAGGTGTTGAAAGCGGAACGGCTCACATCATTCTTGCAGAGGGCGATAACAGTATTGTGGTTGTTAAAGGAGCGAATGATTACATTACGCCTTCTTATATTAAGAAGAAAGCTGAGCTCATTGAAAGTTGCGATCTGGTCATGATTCAGCAAGAAATACCGGAAGAAACGGTAGCGTTTGTAGCTGAACTATGTCAGAAAGTGAATGTGCCGTTGTTACTTAACCCAGCGCCAGCAAGACCCATTTCACAGCATGTGATTGATTTAGCTACGTATATGACACCTAATGAACATGAGGCAGACGTTTTATTTAGTGGGCAATCAATGAATGAGTCATTAAGAATGTATCCTGAAAAGGTATTTATTACGGAAGGCGCAGCAGGTGTGCGTTATTTCAATGGCCAGGAGGAAGTGTTAATTCCTTCATTTAAAGTAGAAGCCATTGACACAACCGGCGCAGGAGATACGTTTAACGCTGCATTTGGTACAGCAATTGCGGAAGGAAAAACGCTAGAAGAAAGCATTCTATTTGGTAATCGCGCTGCTTCGCTTTCTGTTACTGGTTTTGGAGCACAGGGCGGCATGCCGACACGTGAAGAAGTGGAAAGGATGCTAGCAGAATGAAAAGAAGAGGAATGTTAAATAGTCATATCTCAAAAATTCTTGCAGATCTCGGGCACACCGATCAGATTGTTATCGCAGATGCTGGCCTCCCCGTTCCAGCTGGTGTCCCGAAAATTGATCTCGCTTTACGTCCGGGTCTACCAGCATTTTGTGATGTGGTGAGTGAACTTCTTCAAGAGATGGTTGTCGAACACGTAACGCTTGCAAATGAAATTGAAGGTAACCAGAAGGTACATGATTGGCTAAAGCAGGAGCTTCAAGAAACGGAACGGATTTATGTCGATCATGAAGCATTTAAAGAGCAAACGAGGCAGGCGAAAGTTGTCATCCGCACAGGTGAGACAACGCCATATGCCAATTGCATTCTTCATTCAGGAGTAATCTTTTAAACGAGGTGAACAGCATGCAAATTAGCATGAGAGACATTCATAAAGCATTTGGAGCGAACAAAGTGCTTGAAGGCGTGAACATCGACATTCAAGATGCCGAAATTCATGCCCTTATGGGAGAAAATGGAGCGGGGAAGTCAACGCTCATGAATATTCTAACTGGTCTTCATAAGAAAGATAATGGCACAATTGTGATTGATGGAAAAGAACGGGTTTTTGATAATCCGAAAGAAGCTGAAGAAAATGGTGTTGCTTTTATTCATCAAGAGCTAAACATCTGGCCAGAATTAACGGTATTGGAGAATTTATTCATTAATAAGGAACCGGTTACATCTTTTGGTCTTATTCATTCGAAAAAAATGAAAGCGGTTGCGAATGAGCAGTTTAAGAAACTAGCCATCTCAATTCCTCTTCAGCAGGAAGCAGGAAAATGTTCCGTTGGAGAGCAGCAGATGATTGAAATAGCAAAGGCATTAATGACAGATGCGAAAGTGATCATTATGGATGAGCCTACGGCGGCGTTAACGGAACGTGAGATTCAAACACTGTTCCAGGTGATTCGCTCGCTAAAGAAAAGCGGCGTTTCCATTGTCTACATTTCGCATCGTATGGAAGAGATTTTCACAATCTGTGACAGCATTACCGTTATGCGAGATGGAAAAACGGTTGATACAAAGGCGATTCCAGAGACAAATTTTGACGAAGTCGTTCGAAAAATGGTTGGTCGAGAATTAACTGATCGCTTTCCTGAACGTTCTCCAAAGCCTGGTGAAACGATGTTAGAAGTCAAAGGCCTCGCCAGAAAAGGCGTGTTTAAGAATGTCAATTTCTCAGTAAGGTCCGGTGAGATCGTTGGCGTTTCGGGGTTAATGGGCGCTGGTCGAACAGAAGTCATGCGGACGATTTTTGGTTTGGATGGAAAATACACTGGCGATATCTTCATTAGTGGTAAAAAAGTAGTCATTAAAAATCCTTCTCAGGCTGTTCAACTAGGACTTGGTTTTATTACGGAAGATCGAAAAGAAGAGGGACTTGTGCTCGATTTCTCTCTAAAAGATAATATCGCGTTACCAAGTCTTTATAGCTTTGCTCCGAAAGGCTTAATCAATGAAAAAAGCGAGATGGACTTTGTTGAGCTCCTCATTAAACGGCTTACGATTAAAACTGAGTCAGCTCGGACAAGTGCTAAAAACCTTTCTGGAGGTAATCAACAAAAGGTGGTTATCGCTAAATGGATTGGGATTGGACCGAAAGTACTGATTTTAGATGAACCTACACGTGGTGTTGATGTTGGCGCGAAGCGTGAGATCTATCAATTAATGAATGAGTTAACAGATCGTGGAGTTGCGATTATCATGGTTTCCTCTGAACTACCGGAAGTGCTTGGCATGAGTGATCGAATTCTAGTTTTCCGTGAAGGTCACCTGACTGGAGAAGTATCCAAGAAAGAAGCAACGCAAGAGAAAATAATGACGCTGGCAACAGGAGGTCAAGAAGATGAATAAGGCAATGAAAACAAATCATGTTGGGAATGTGATGCAAAAGCTAGGACCACTATTAGGTTTACTCGTTCTTGTTGCGACCGTTTCCATCTTAAATCCAAGTTTTTTAGAACCGCTTAATTTATTGAATTTACTTCGACAAGTGGCAATTAATGCGCTTATTGCTTACGGAATGACATTTGTTATTTTAACAGGCGGAATTGATTTATCGGTTGGTTCGATTTTAGCACTCTCAAGTGCACTGATGGCTGGCATGATGGTTTCAGGAATTGACCCGATTTTGGCGATACTCATTGGTTCTTTGCTAGGAGCTGCCATGGGTATGGTGAATGGACTGTTGATTACGAAAGGAAAAATGGCTCCGTTTATCGCAACGCTTGCAACGATGACCTTATTCCGAGGATTAACGCTCGTCTATACAGATGGGAATCCGATTACAGGGCTTGGCGATAGCTATGCTTTCCAGCTTTTCGGAAGAGGTTATTTCCTTGGTATCCCAGTTCCGGCAATCACGATGTTACTATCATTCGCTGTTCTCTGGGTGATTCTGCATAAAACACCGTTCGGACGTAAAACGTATGCTATCGGTGGAAATGAGAAAGCGGCACTTATTTCAGGTATTAAAGTGAATCGCATGAAAGTGATGATTTATTCTCTAGCTGGACTACTTTCAGCTTTAGCAGGAGCAATTCTAACGTCAAGATTGAACTCAGCACAACCAACTGCAGGAACATCGTACGAGCTTGATGCAATCGCGGCAGTTGTGCTTGGCGGAACAAGCCTTTCCGGAGGTCGAGGTTTAATTATTGGAACATTAATCGGTGCACTGATTATTGGTACGTTAAATAACGGCTTAAATTTGCTTGGTGTATCTTCTTTCTTCCAGATGGTCGTCAAAGGTGTTGTTATTATCATTGCTGTGTTGATTGATCGTAAAAAAGCAGCTTAGGAGGATTACTATGAAAAAGTTACTGCCATTCCTGCTCAGTTTGTCATTGCTTGTGCTTGGAGCATGTTCGCTTCAGCCGCCTGAATGGGCAAAGCCGAGTCAGGAGACAGATATAGAGGATATTAAAATTGGTTTATCCGTTTCAACGTTAAATAATCCCTTTTTCGTATCAATGAAAGATGGGGTAGAAGCTGAAGCGAAAGAACAAGGCATGGACATTGTTGTCGTAGATGCGCAAAATGATGCGGCAAAACAAATTAGCGATGTTGAAGATCTGATTCAGCAGGGTGTCGATGTATTATTGATTAATCCAACCGATTCAGCAGCGATTTCGACTGCGGTCCAATCAGCGAATAGCCTGGGTATTCCAGTCGTTACGCTTGATCGCTCTGCCGAGAAAGGCGATGTAGCGACTCTTGTTTCTTCGGATAATGAAAAAGGCGGAGAGATGGCTGGCGAGTTTTTAGTTGAGCAGTTAGGAGAAGGGGCAAAAATAGCTGAACTTGAAGGTGTACCCGGTGCATCGGCTACTCGTGAACGTGGGAAAGGTTTCCACAACATTGCTGATGAAAAGCTAGATGTTGTTGCAAAACAGACAGCTAATTTCGATCGTACAGAAGGTTTAAATACGATGGAAAACTTGCTTCAAGGTAATCCAGATATCGAAGCTGTATTTGCCCACAATGACGAGATGGCGCTTGGAGCTCTTCAGGCTATTCAAAGTTCAGGGAAAGACATTCTCGTTGTAGGATTCGATGGAAATGAAGATGCGATTAATAGTATTCAAGATGGAAAGCTATCAGCGACTGTGGCGCAGCAACCTGATCAAATAGGTTCACTCGCCGTTCAGGCAGGTGTTGATGTATTAAAAGGGAACGAAGTCGATGAAACCATTCCGGTTCCATTAAAACTAGTAACGGAAGAAACAAAGTAAGGTTAAACGCTCCCACTTCTGGGAGCGTTTTGTCGTTTAAAAGGAAATGAAAGAGATAAGTCGAATTTAATGGTAGTAGAAAAGAAGGAAGAAGGAGGATGTGGAGATGGAACCCTGGATTGAAGCAATGTTCTCCGAAACGTACGTGGATGAAGCGCTTGATCGATTTGGTATTCAAGTATCGAATATAAGAAAGCTAGGCGATTTTGAAAACTATGTTTATGAAGTTAAAGAGAATGAAAGGGCATGGATCCTTCGTTTTACTCATAGCTCTCACCGTACTCTTGAAGAAATAAAATCCGAGCTCCTTTGGATCAATCAATTAAGCGGTGCAGGCGTTCAAGTGGCACGTGCCTACCCTTCTATAAAGAATGAAATGGTAGAACTAATCTTAACAGAGAAGGGGACGTTTTATGCTTGTTTATTTGAAATGGTGCCTGGAAATGCGATTAAAGTAAATGACGACTTGTTTGGACCCGCTCTATTCGAAGCATGGGGAAAAGAGATTGGGAAAATGCATCGTTTTTCGATGAAGAACAAGGTTTCATTCATGCGAGCGAGATGGGATGAAGGTGACTTGCTTCAGTTCGACCGGTATCTCTCAAAACCTGAAGATGCAAGAATCATCATTGAAGGGAAAAGGCTGATCGAAGAAATCCAGACGTTTCATGAAACAGGAAATACGTTTGGTCTCATTCACTCCGATGTCCATCACGGAAACTTTCATTACGATGGCAAGGGGATTCATCTATTTGATTTCGACGATGTGATGTATCATTATTATGTGAGTGATATTGCGATTCCTGTCTATTATGCGGTTTGGCAAAAATGTGGAACGGCGTCTCTTGCAGAACGATCGAGTTTTGCTACAGCATTTTTACGTTCCTTCTTGAAAGGGTATCGAGAAGAAGTGAATGTCTCTTATGAATGGCTTAAAACGCTTCCTTATTTTCTTCGGTTAAGAGATTTTGAACTCTATACTGTCTTTCATAAAAAATATGATGTAACAAAGATGAACCCAAATGAGAAAGCCCTTTTGAAAGGCATACGGGAACGTTTGATTCACTCTGAATTAATTGCAGAGCCTGCTCTAGAAGATCGAGAAAATTGGATTGAAAGCTCGTAACGATGTTTTCCCATTACTAAGAAGTGGTAATGTACTTTGCGTAGCTTTTAACAGAAAGGATGATTGAAAGTGGCAAAAGTACAAATTGGTAAATCAGGTTTACAGGCAAATCCAATCGGTTTAGGAACAAACGCCGTTGGTGGACATAACATTTATCCAAATTTAAATGAAGAAACAGGGAAAGATCTTGTTAGGGCAGCAATTGATAATGGTATTAATTTATTGGATACAGCTTATATATACGGACCTGAGCGCTCTGAAGAACTTGTTGGTGAAGTAATCAAAGAACGGGGAAGCCGAGACGATATCGTTCTGGCAACAAAAGGAGCTCACGAATTTAAAGGAGAAGAGGTTGTTTATAACAATTCACCTTCGTTCCTAAAACAATCGGTAGAAAATAGCTTAAAGCGACTTCAAACGGATTACATTGATCTATTCTATATTCATTTTCCAGATGAACATACGAACAAAGCTGAAGCAGTAGGCGCTCTTAAAGAATTGAAAGATCAAGGGAAAATTAAATCAATTGGTGTTTCTAATTTTAATTTAGAGCAGTTGAAAGAAGCAAACAAGGATGGCTATGTAGATGTACTTCAAAGTCACTACAACTTATTCCATCGTGATGCTGAGGAAGACCTTCTTCCTTATACTGCGGAACAAGGGATTTCCTTTATACCATACTTTCCACTTGCTTCCGGACTTCTAGCAGGTAAATATGATGAGAATACGACGTTCGATGATATTCGCTCGAAGGATCCTCTTTTCCAGGGAGAAGCTTTTAAGGCAAACCTAAAGAAAGTTGATCAGGTACGAAATATTGCGAATGCGAAGGGTGTTGAGGTTACACACCTTATCCTTGCTTGGTATTTAACGCGTGATAGTATTGATGTGCTTATCCCAGGGGCTAAACGTCAAGAACAGGTTGTTGATAACTTGAAAACACTTGATGTGAAGTTAACAAGTGAAGAAATTCAGCGTATCGATCAGATTTTCAAGTAAGAGAAGTACAAACCAGAGGATGTTATATCCTCTGGTTTTTTGTAGGAAATTCTATCTGTCTTGTCCAAGACTATGCGAATATGCCCAGTCATACATAAAAGGAGGCCTCCAACTTGAAAAAGAGCGTGCTTTTTATTCTTACCATTTCTCTTGTGCTCATTGCAATTCTTCTCATTTTCCTTTTCGAGGATGACCGTGCAGTACGGCCAGGTATGATCATGTCACTCGGTGCGCTTGCCGTCGTTTTTCAGCGGGTCGTCTTGTTACTGGTGAGACGAAAAAGGAAGAAACACAAAAGGAGGTAGTAAATGATAAAAGTTAAAGCACTTGGGCTCCTATTTAGAGAACAAGAGATGTTAGTTGAAGCTTATTATGGAAAGCATTCAAAAGGATTTGGAAGTTATTATCGTCCACTTGGAGGGAATATAGAAGTTGGAGAGCATTCGAAAGAAACGGTAGTAAGAGAATTTCAAGAAGAGCTTGGAATTGAAGTGGACGTAAATCAGTACCTAACTTGCCTAGAAAATCGATTTCAAATTGGGGAGGAATGCTCGCACGAAATGATTCAGATTTATACAGTATCGTTTGGTGAACCAAAATATTATGAAAAGGACACGTATTCATTTCTTGAACATGATGCAGTAGCGAAATGGATATCGATTAAGGATGTAGTTGATGGGAACATCCACTGCTATCCTAATGATTTAGGAGCGGTATTGAAGCGAATGACAAAACAAGATAACGAATCATGACACTATCATGACGATACTGTCATCTAAATGAAATATCAAATTCAATCCATATTCTTTTAATAAAGTGGAAAGACTACTATAATGAATACTGGATAGGAAATACGATGTTCCTATCTTAGAATAAAGGGTGAACCTAATGGAACGTAAGTCAAATGAAGCTGAAATTGCGAGTTATGTCGGCAAACTGTTAAGAGATAACTTTGGGAAAGGCCCATCATCGGTTTACGTATCGATACAGGAACCGTATATGACAATCTATTTTCGCGATTTTCTTGCACCGATGGAACGAGTACTAGTGGACCAGAAAGAAGATATGCGTGTTGAAGAAACGCGTGATTTGCTGATTCAAGGCTTGTTACCTGAAATTAAAGCATCCATTCGAGTGATGACAGGTATTGAAATTCAGTCATTTTATCATGATTGGTCTCTTCAGAATCGCTCAGGAGTTATTGTTGGTGTCATGAATAACATCAATGAAATGGAAGGTAAAGCACTTCCTGAATATGATAAAAAAGAACGCGTTCATGAGGAAATTATTCGAGTCAGTATGCTTGCGGAAAAAGCACCAGAGAAAGTAGACTCCTGCATGCTAAATGACCGAACGCTCGTCGTGCTTCGGGATGGTATTCTCGTTCGCATAGAGAAAGAGTTAATTCGGGATGGTTTTGAAGAACAATTAAAATTATCGAAAAGACGACTTGAGAAAAGCTTGCTTCATGATCAACAATTTGAATCGATCCTTTCTACAAAAGTAGAAGATATCTTTGTAGACTGGGATTTTAATCTAGATAAAAGCTATATTACATTAATCCTTAAACCAAAGAGATAATAGGTGGAAATAAACTGGGCGATAGAACCAGTTATAAGCCAAAAAGAACCAGACTTCTGGTTCTTTTTGGCTTTTTTATATTTTCTTATCCTTCCAATGCAGCAGAAAACAAACTATGAATATAGAATCAGACAAGGAGGAAGATAATGAAATACCTAATCGATCATTCAAAACGCATTATTCATCGCACACCATTTGCTGGTGATCAATGTGAATTTCATAAGACACCTATTACAAAGAGAGAGGGCACGCACGATCATCTCTATCTTCAAAAGCTGATTGATAAAGAGTTATATGAAGTGTGTTGTTATTGCAAAGGAAGTATTCAATAACCCCCTTTAAAAAGAAGGAAGTCCTCACTATCGTTGCGAATGTCTTAATGATGTTAGGCGGATAGGAGGTACATGATGGACCGAAACAGAGCGGGCGTGATCATTATTCAAAATGATCAAATCGCTTTAATAGAGCGAAATCGAAATGATGAAACGTATTATGTTATTCCCGGTGGTGGAATGGAAGAAAGTGAAAAACCCCAACACGCTGCCAAAAGAGAAGCCCTTGAAGAACTAGGAGTAGACGTACGTGTAGAAGCGTTATATACTTCTTTTCAATTTAATGGAGAACATTTTTACTACACGGCAGAAATCATCAGTGGTGAATTTGGAAACGGAACCGGTAGCGAGTATCGGTCTTCTTCTCATAAACGAGGCACGTATAAAGCGGTTTGGGTACCAGTTTCTGAACTAAACGGATTACGTATCTACCCTGAGGAAGTGATCGAAATGGTTTTAGACGATCAGGATAAACTTGCTGAAGAGAAGAGCCTAAGCTGGGTAGGGAGCATGTATCCTTATTTGGATGAACCAACTTGTACTCAGGTAGGTAACGTCACGATCGGACGTTTCGGAGGAAACTCTTCCGTAGGACAGACTAAGAATGAGGACGGCTGTCTCGTCTGGACTGGAGTAGATTGGGAATTTGCAGTCCTATTAGATGCCCATAAAACGGCGAGTAGTGCAGCGCTTATTTTAGATGAAGTTGAGCGATATCACTCGATGTTTACGAACATTCTTAAAAAAAAGACGCAAGAAGCAGTGAGTGAATTGCGCGAAGCTGTAGTTGGCCTTTTTCAAAACGCAACATTTAAACAAAAGTGCCGGGAAGTAGAAGGGGAAACGGCCTGTTTAATTGTCGTTCGAAAAGATAAGTATCTATGGTGGTTCTCTGTTGGTGATTGTTTATTGCTTTTGAATCATCCGGAGCTAGAAACGCTTGGAGAGTCGGTGCAAAATCATCGAAGTTTCTACGAGTGGATCGGGGAAGTGAACACATTTGATACGATTGTCCCATGCTACAGCACAGGCACCAAAGAATTAAGAAAAGGTGATAACCTCATCTTCTTAACGACGGATGGATTACTTGAGTGTCCTCAGACTAATTTTCATTTCCCAGATCAAATCGTGGCACGAATGAAAGGGAAGTCTGTTAAAGAAGATGTCCAACAGTTATTGAAAGAAGTAGAGGGCAAGGGTGTAAGAGATAGCACAACCATAGTGGCATGGAAGATTAACATAGTAGAAGATGGCGTAATGCCGAGTGACTTATAATAAAAGAAGACGTCGCATGTGTGCGACGTCTTCTTTTAGAATGAACTGATGATTTGAATGAGATACCCGCCGATGATGCCTATACCAACGATCATCCAGGCTGGGAACTTCCATATTGAGAGGAGAGCGAATAAAATCGCGGCAAGGGCAAAATCTTCTCCTGAATTAATTGCGCTTTTAATAACAGGGTCATAAAAGGCCGCTAATAAAATACCTACCACACTAGCGTTCACGCCAATTAAAACTTTTTGAAATGAAGCCTGCTTACGTAATTCATTTAGAAATGGAAGGGCAGCTGTAATCAGTAGAAAGGACGGTAAGAATATCGCTATGGTGACGACAATTGCTCCCGTAATGCCTCCTAGCATCGTACCGAGATAGCTTGCGAACGTAAACAGTGGACCTGGAACTGCTTGGGCCATTCCATAACCTGCAAGAAATTGATCGCTTGAGAGAAGACCCTGGGGAACGATTTCTCGTTCAATCATCGGAAGGACGACATGTCCTCCTCCGAATACAAGCGCACCTACTCGAAAGAACGTGTCAAATAAATTGATAACCGCATGATCTGTTAAACGGTTAAGAATTGGTAGAACGATTAAGAGCGTACCTAACAGGGCTAGCGAGCTAACACCAACTTTTTTTGATATAGAAACGGGAAAGGGTTTTACGGTTGTTTCTGTTTTGTCGTTAAAAAAACGTAATCCTAGTAGTCCAGCTCCTCCGATAACAAGAAGCTGCATCCATGCAGACGGAAAGAGTAGCATAATGAGGGCTGCGACTAAGGCGATTGCAATCCTTGTTCGATCTGGTGTTAATTTCTTACCTAATCCAATAATGGCATGAAGCACGACTGCTGCCGCAACAATTTTTAAGCTATGAATGAATGTCCCATCACCAAGCGAAAAGGTTTGATAAAGCAGGGCAAAGATGACAAGAATGATGATAGAAGGTACTGTGAAGCCAAACCATGATAGAAAGCCACCAAACATCCCACCCCGCATCATACCTATTGCTATTCCAACTTGACTGCTAGCAGGTCCGGGCAAAAATTGACATAGTGCAATGATGTCAGCATACATTTTGTCATCAAGCCATTTCCTTCGATCAACATATTCATCCTTAAAATAAGCAAGATGCGCAACAGGACCTCCAAATGAGGTTAAACCAAGTCGAGTTGATACGAGAAGAATTTCAATAAAGGTTTTGAAAGAGTGTTTACCAGGCATATTGACCCTCCATTAGTCTTTGATTTCTTTAAATAGTTCGTACGCTTTAGATTGAGCTTCTAACAATATTCGATCGCCTTTTTCTGTGGTACGGTAATATTTTCGTATCTTTCCATTTACGTTGTTTTCTTCTTTTGAAAGTAAACCATCATTCTCCATATTGTGAAGGATGGGATATAAGGTACCTGAGCTCATTTCATATCCGTGTTCACGAAGTTCTTCTAGCATCCATGAGCCGTAGATCGCTTCTTCTTTAGCATGGTGAAGAATATGAATTTGAATAAAGCCTAGAAAAAGTTTCCTTAGTATTTTA from Bacillus sp. Cs-700 encodes the following:
- a CDS encoding LacI family DNA-binding transcriptional regulator — its product is MATIRDVAEQAGVSVATVSRVLNDNGYVGVETRKRVMGAIKSLNYSPNEVARSLYKRESRLIGLLLPDITNPFFPQLARGIEDEVNRAGFRLLLGNSDEEATKELEYIQTFLQNQVVGLISATNNTDNENYANLDLPVVFLDRVSKQHPSVYADGVEGGRLAAKALIERGSKRITLIKGPGHVKPAMDRFQGALAELSASEVDFSVLSTSSYAFDDARKRAEELFEKHPDTDGVIASNDIVAIAILHEALRLGRRIPEDLQLIGYDDIPFSSLSYPSLSTIRQPAYEMGKEAAKLLIRMIRKEKEIDQTIQLPVTLIERNTTRKVDPNA
- the nei gene encoding endonuclease VIII encodes the protein MPEGPEIRRAADNVEKALQKGRVMDVFFAFEQLKGYESLLSGAQVTRVDTKGKAMLIRFDNGYTIYSHNQLYGKWVIRNAYNYPKTNRQLRLALHNEKKSALLYSASDIEVLRDEEVPLHPFIAKVGPDLLSEEVSVEQLKERFESKAFQKKKWTSLLLDQSFIGGIGNYLRSEILFLAGIHPDLRPIDCSERQLTKAAEATVKLVHQSYEHNGITNDLELAVKLKEKGQKRPQYRHWVFNREGEACRIDGTEIQKMKAGSRRLYFCPTCQAK
- the rbsB gene encoding ribose ABC transporter substrate-binding protein RbsB, which gives rise to MKKLLPFLLSLSLLVLGACSLQPPEWAKPSQETDIEDIKIGLSVSTLNNPFFVSMKDGVEAEAKEQGMDIVVVDAQNDAAKQISDVEDLIQQGVDVLLINPTDSAAISTAVQSANSLGIPVVTLDRSAEKGDVATLVSSDNEKGGEMAGEFLVEQLGEGAKIAELEGVPGASATRERGKGFHNIADEKLDVVAKQTANFDRTEGLNTMENLLQGNPDIEAVFAHNDEMALGALQAIQSSGKDILVVGFDGNEDAINSIQDGKLSATVAQQPDQIGSLAVQAGVDVLKGNEVDETIPVPLKLVTEETK
- the rbsK gene encoding ribokinase, which encodes MRKAKIAVIGSSSMDLVVTSKKRPGAGETVLGESFKTVPGGKGANQAVAAARLGAEVHMIGCVGDDHYGEAILRNFKNNGVKTEHVEPVTGVESGTAHIILAEGDNSIVVVKGANDYITPSYIKKKAELIESCDLVMIQQEIPEETVAFVAELCQKVNVPLLLNPAPARPISQHVIDLATYMTPNEHEADVLFSGQSMNESLRMYPEKVFITEGAAGVRYFNGQEEVLIPSFKVEAIDTTGAGDTFNAAFGTAIAEGKTLEESILFGNRAASLSVTGFGAQGGMPTREEVERMLAE
- a CDS encoding sugar ABC transporter ATP-binding protein translates to MQISMRDIHKAFGANKVLEGVNIDIQDAEIHALMGENGAGKSTLMNILTGLHKKDNGTIVIDGKERVFDNPKEAEENGVAFIHQELNIWPELTVLENLFINKEPVTSFGLIHSKKMKAVANEQFKKLAISIPLQQEAGKCSVGEQQMIEIAKALMTDAKVIIMDEPTAALTEREIQTLFQVIRSLKKSGVSIVYISHRMEEIFTICDSITVMRDGKTVDTKAIPETNFDEVVRKMVGRELTDRFPERSPKPGETMLEVKGLARKGVFKNVNFSVRSGEIVGVSGLMGAGRTEVMRTIFGLDGKYTGDIFISGKKVVIKNPSQAVQLGLGFITEDRKEEGLVLDFSLKDNIALPSLYSFAPKGLINEKSEMDFVELLIKRLTIKTESARTSAKNLSGGNQQKVVIAKWIGIGPKVLILDEPTRGVDVGAKREIYQLMNELTDRGVAIIMVSSELPEVLGMSDRILVFREGHLTGEVSKKEATQEKIMTLATGGQEDE
- the rbsD gene encoding D-ribose pyranase produces the protein MKRRGMLNSHISKILADLGHTDQIVIADAGLPVPAGVPKIDLALRPGLPAFCDVVSELLQEMVVEHVTLANEIEGNQKVHDWLKQELQETERIYVDHEAFKEQTRQAKVVIRTGETTPYANCILHSGVIF
- the rbsC gene encoding ribose ABC transporter permease RbsC — translated: MNKAMKTNHVGNVMQKLGPLLGLLVLVATVSILNPSFLEPLNLLNLLRQVAINALIAYGMTFVILTGGIDLSVGSILALSSALMAGMMVSGIDPILAILIGSLLGAAMGMVNGLLITKGKMAPFIATLATMTLFRGLTLVYTDGNPITGLGDSYAFQLFGRGYFLGIPVPAITMLLSFAVLWVILHKTPFGRKTYAIGGNEKAALISGIKVNRMKVMIYSLAGLLSALAGAILTSRLNSAQPTAGTSYELDAIAAVVLGGTSLSGGRGLIIGTLIGALIIGTLNNGLNLLGVSSFFQMVVKGVVIIIAVLIDRKKAA